The following is a genomic window from Cygnus atratus isolate AKBS03 ecotype Queensland, Australia chromosome 8, CAtr_DNAZoo_HiC_assembly, whole genome shotgun sequence.
AGTGATTAACTATCCCAGATGTGAATGTAAGTGCTCTGTGTGGAAGGTACAGTGCTCTGTAGAACTGGGGATAACAACCCAGCAGTGCAAACTGATAACCTCTTTGGAGCTCTACGGTTCAGCAGAGAGCCAGTTTGGCTGCTACATCTGTGATTTTCAGAAGCACTCAGGTTCTCAGCAGAGGGCTGTGGCCTTGCAAGGAGGCTTTTGTGCCATATGGTGTAGCTACAGAAATGTTGGCTTTTTCTAGAAGCTCTGACTATCCCTGTCATCTCCTGAGAACGTGGAAGGTGTTCTGCTGCCATTGTCGTGTTAATTCACATTCCTGGGGTTCACAGTGTTTAGAAACACTCATGGTCAAGgaaaaaagatggggaaaataaTCAAGTCATTTTGGTAAGGCAATATTGTCTCTTGCGCTTAAGAACATCATCTGGGGAGTAACAAGATGATTCTCATAACTGTAGTTTGTGTAGGGGAACATGTGAGTGCCTACAAATCGAGTGCAGAAATGTCTCTTTTCAGATGTGACGTGTGAACCTCCTCCAGAAATTGCTGGTGGAAAAGTTCAAGGTGTTAAAAAGCCAAGGTATTTGCCTGGGGAGACAGCTCACTATCAGTGCTGGCAAGATTTTCAGATGACGGGGGCTTCCAACGTAACATGTCAGAATGGGACCTGGACAGAGCTGCCCCAGTGCAAAGgtcagttctctctctctccatgcAGTAGACTGTCAGTGAAGATTGCCCTCAAGCTAGCTCAGTGGCATTTAGGTCTCCAAATTTCAGTCTCAGGACTGTGAGCAAGTGCAACAATATCTGTCAGACTCAGGAAAAAGGGATTTTCCCTGGTATCTCTCCATTTGTGGTGGCAGGATGTGTTTAATGGAAGTCTACTAGATGAGTAATCTGGATGGCTTCACTCAAGGAGTGCCACATCTGGAAAAGCACCCTGAGGCTGAGAGCAACTGCTGGCCAGGTCTGATTTTGAGACTCCAacctttcacttctgcaaatctGCTTTCTGAGAATGCCTAATGGGAAGAGAGTGAGAAATTGTGCTGCCTGCGCTGGAGAACAGAGctcacagctctcctgccagCTGACATCCAGAAAATGCAAGTGGTGCATTGCCTTCGTGAATGCCGTGTAATTGACTCCACTGTTACATTACCTGCGGGTCGTAGCTGATGGGTGAGCTAACACCTGGTACCATGTTGGTGCCCAGGATTTCACGAGCACATTGAATAATCTCATTTGATTTCATGAGGCATGTGCTAGGTTTCAGCACATgaacaaatgcagcttttcttgTCAAGGTGacagttttctctctgctttcctccaaGTCTCTCGAAGTACTGCCTACGTGGTGTTCTGAAGAATTTGTGGCCAGGGCTCTGTTGCAACTGAATTCGGATGGTTTTCTTCCTAatggttaattttcttccaggGAAGGGTAGAAAATGTGGCCCACCTCCAGATATTGAAAACGGAGAcatcctttccttcccattgCCAGAATATGACCAAGGTCAAACTGTGAAATACACATGTGCAAGTTTCTACGTCCTGAAAGGACCTGAGCAAATCACTTGTACTGACGGGCAGTGGACAAATCCCCCAGTTTGCTTGGGTAGGTGGAAGCTCGTGCTGCGTGGCCAAGAGCTGTGTGAGCTGCTCGTTGTCTTTTTCTCAGGCCCTGCGGGCGCTTCACTTGTGAAGCAGCActtgtgctggggctgtgatGCTGACAgggcagaacagcagctggtGCTTCTCCTGTGCAGAAGGAATTGCCTCTGGAGGTCAGCTCGTGTAGCcgcctctgctgcctgctgtccctCCCTGCGCCCAGTCACCAACAGATCCAGGAGGAGGGGAGTTTGGCTGAGCCGCTTCTGTGGGGGGAGCTCCACCGGTGTGCCGTGCTCCTGAGCTGGGGACGCTGCTACAGTCCACAGGCTGTGAGGAGGGAGGGTGGGTTGGTGTGAGTGCAAGGAAATCCAGGGCCACGAGGAAATGAATTTGAGAAGTGCTGGGACGGGGGCAAGGAGAGAGCCCAAAAAAGACACAGGGAAGCTCATTGCTGCCTGCTGAGTGCCCTCACCCCAGGCTGTGCTTCCCCCTTGCCCTGTGAGACTGTCAGAGGGCAAAGGCCTCTCCACAGCGGTGTGTGGCGACTCAGCCATCATcgtttttcccttttgctttgttGAGAATGTCTTTCCTGTTGGAAAACTCAGAGGGTGAGAGCACAATGGTAGAAGAGGTTTGTGATGTGAAGTACACCTGTAGTCTCGGAGcgggaaaaaaatgtatgcatggTGCATTTTTATGAACTGATGACATTCTTCTCTTGCCTTTTCCAAGCGGCTTGTACGGCCTCTGAAGAAGATATGGACAGAAACAATATTGAGCTGagatggagaggagaaagaaagctgTACTCGACATCAGGAGATTTTATTGAATTTGATTGTAAAATAGGATATGTGCAGGACCCAGCATCTTCCCCATTCAGAGTGCAGTGTATGGACGGGACATTAGAATACCCACGGTGCAAGCCAGGAAGTAAGTCACCTCCACTCTGTCACTGCTTAGCCACTGCCTTGTTGCAGTTTTAGTGCAGCAGCTGAGAGGAAAGCCCATAGCAAGTGTACCTGGGGAAGTAATAGCGGAGCACCAAGGTGTGAGAACACCATGCAAAGCTGCAGGCCATGAGGGGAGGTTGACAATACGAGGTCTACAGGCAAATTACGGAACTACTTTCTCTTGTGGTGGTGGCTGTTCgtatctttttctattttttctcttattttttttttcttctcaagggAACTGTAGATTGAGTGagacagaaatgaagaggaacAATATTAAACTAAGACAGTCAAGGAGAAGATCTAACACATATCGCTCTAAGGAGATTCTTTCATTACATGCTATTTTTCCTACCGGGAAGTCTCAAACCCAGAGGATTTTGAGGCACAGTGCAAGGACGGAGTGATTAACTACCCCTGATGTGAATATAAGTGCTCTGTGTGGAGGGCACAGTGCTCTGTAGAATTGTGGACAAGAAAGGAGGGTCAGCTTTAGGGGCCTTCACTTAACCCTCTACCAGTTTGTGTCTGTCGTGGGGCTGCTCCTGTTCCAAGGGGCCTGGGGAACGGGAATATTAGGCAACTTTGCTGTCTGCTGCTCTCAAGAAACATGTCTATGTGCCAGCCGTGGTGTTCattccttttccactttttttctttacactgCAGGGTATTTTGGATAAATGGAAAGGACATGAAGGAGCCCAGCTGGAGAAATGAAAGATCCTTTGACCAACCCAGTGATTTGAGCACAGTTTTCCCTGGAGTTTGCTGTTTCATTGTGCTTTGTTTGCAGCTTAGCCAATGTTCTGTGTtggaatttgccttttttttttcctttgaattgtTGTATGATTGTTTTTACACTTAACCTTTTTTGTAAaggtatttgcattttattcaatTCAAATGACTGTACTTCCTTCTTACTTTTGTTCTGTATTGATCTCactgttattttattaacatttgcATCCTGAAGTAGGCTGGCTTTGGTGGCATACTGAGACATGAATTAAAGCGTGCAGCTAATTTGCTCATCAGCAagtagtgtgtgtgtgtggtctTGTCTGCTCCTAGCTTCTTCTCCATGTGCTTGCCTGGGAATTTAGCCTGGGGTTATGGCAACAAAGAACTGTCTAGTGATGTGGCCACTCATTGAGACCTCCTGCAGATAGTTTGCTGTGGCAGTGCCTTTAGTTATGTAATACTGGGGATGTGACACTCTTAGTGAAAGCCCCCTTGTGGGGCTGTCACATCATGGGGCcacatttcaaagaaaggaTTTGCATTCTTTGAAATTTGTGCTTAGCTTCTTGTTGTTTCTCTCTGTATCTTTTGAGGATGCATTTCAAACCAATGGAGAAAAGAATAGGctgttatttcttcatttattgcACTGGAATTAAGCAATTCATGATTAATGTGTCTCAATGTTTTTACCTCAGTATGTAATAGAATTCTTTCCTTGTTTAGTATACTTTTTCACTTTAGATCACTTTTGATTATATCTTTTAATAAGTGAAGATAGTGTGAGTTTTGATAATGGAATGAAATATTAATGGCTTGGTAGGAGGCATGGTTTTAATATCCTTCGTTgtcagtaatgatttttttatttttttatttagctggGAAGTATCAAACAAGTATCTTTCTCTTCATACACTTGCTCACTCAAAATATTGATCAGAGCTTGAAACAGAATTGCTCTTCGTATAAAATTGTATAACTTTTTCCTTGATGGTTTGTTAGTTTTGGATAACTACCATAGAAAGGTACTTTTTGTTAAgaatgtgttgtggtttaacctggccggcagctgaccaccacacagccgttcgctcaccctcccccctccctctctgggatgggggagagaaacaggaaagtgaagcctgtgagttgagataaagacagtttattaagacaggaaaataataataacaataataataataatgataatagtattaatagtaataatgtgtacgaaacaagtgatgcacgatgcaattgctcaccacctgctgactgatgcccagcctatccccgagcagccggccccccaccccggctagccacccgtatatattgttcagcatgacgtcagatggtatggaatacccctttggccagtttgggtcagccgtcctgggtctgtcccctcccagctcctgctgcatccctagcctgctcactagcaggacagagcgagaagctgaaaagtccttggcttggtgtaagcactgctctgcagcaattaaaacatcagcatgttatcagcactcttctcatcctaatccaaaacatagcaccctgccagctactaggaggaaaattaactctgtcctaactgaaaccaggacaaaatgTGTCATGAACTTTGTGTCTTTCTAGTTCTACTATATTTGTACTTCTCTTTGTGTCTTATTTTATAGAATACATATCTTCAACAACTTAACAAACTAGTATATGTCTCCATCTGCCAGCATTTTATCCGgcaagattatttttccttaattttataaatgtatatatccATATGTTGCTGTTGAAGCTGGTGTATATTCTTTCAAGAAGACAGTGACATTTATTCCCGTTATCAGAAGGTGAAGGTCTCCTGTTCCTGTCAGCCCTGCAATGAAGCATTGAAATGGGGAATAATTACCAATCATCATAATCACAGTTTATACTGAAAATTCCTTAAATTAGGCAATATTTATGTAAATCATGGTaccaatgttttgttttggggaacAGATGATGGAAGGACATCTATTTTCAAGAAAGTCTGCATCATTCTTGTCAAATAGTGGCTGTCATTTTTAACAGTCAggataaataaggaaaataattttccttttttagagGTAATATTTCCATCTGATTATTTGATAGAAGAtttgactttcttttcttgattGTTACTTATGATGGCCATCTGACAGGATTActgctgccagcaaggaggTCTTTACTGTGCGATCACCTTGACCTGGATATTTTATTCAGGACCAGAGCAGGTAAATTACATGTATATCAGCATATTTCATGTatgtttgaaataatatttcattatcACTGGAATCACTTCATTGATGTGTACAGATGGATGCTATGTCGCACTTCAGATACTATTGTTGCTCACACTTGGTTGCAGACTTTGGGCATTTAGCTAGATAGATTTAGCTGCATGCTGTTCACATTACAAAAAGGAGtgtttcattcattcttttctaGTCCGAATTGGAATTccaaatattccttttttctccttttgttttgagATTGGAATACTTTCATGTGCCTCTAAGACTAGAAATGAGAAGACTGTAGTTCTTACTTTAAGATCCAgtagaaagcaaatgaaatttctgaaaataatgatgGGACAAAACCACTTCAAGTCTGTGAACTGCTGTCTACCTAGAACTCCCGTTAGAAGCAGTGAGACTGTTTGCTAGACCAATATGTGCTTGGTTTTGATTGGGatagagttagttttctttctagtagctggtatggtgtcATATTTTGGATAGAGGgtgagaataatgctgataacatgTCGATGTTTTAGttgtgctgagcagtgcttacacagggccaaggacttttcagcttcttgtgctgccctgccagctgggAAGCTGGGGATGCAgtaggagctgggagggaacagacccaggacagctgaccccaactggccaaagggaccATATAACTGGGACCATTCCATACCATGTAAAGTgatgctgaacaataaaactggggcaGAGGGGCGGGGGGCAGCCCTTGATTAGGGACTGGCTGAGCATCAGCCAGCTGATGGTGAGCAATTCTACTTGCCTCAcctgctttatttattctttttgttattgttttttttttttttttttggggtggggggtgtggtcttttctttccttttcattttctttcttatgtaaCTGTCCTTATCTCgacccatgagttcttgcacttttcagttttcttccccatcccGCTGGCAGGAGAAGGAATGGTGAGTTTACAGCTGCATGATGCTTAGCTGCCTGCATGTCAGGTTTAACCACAACAGTCCTCTTGACACCCAATGCAGGGCATGAAGGCTTGAGACAATGACAGATCTGACCAGAGCATTTTAGAACAAATTTGTTATAAGCATTATAACTGTTTAATAGTTGCCAGTCACAATGTGgatatatttgtttataatgttgatttatttgctgtcaaggttgtttttcttaattccttTCCTGTTGTTTATCAACTCTGGGGGCTCGccaaattttatgtttttgtcaGTGTGTATAGAGCATGTGCTCGTGTTACACTGACTGTTAACGTAatctggtatttgtactcagtaTTGCCATCATTCTTGCACCTCAGGAACCTTCTTATGGAAACTCTTATCATGTAGTCTTTAccttttctcctccaggctaaTTACAATAGCTCCTGAAAATCTTATATATTCTTGGGATGTTCAAACTAGCACAATCCCATTGCTATGTCTCCTGCATGTGTTTCTGGCTTTGGCTAAGGTTAAATGGCTATTTAACAATATCACCCAGAGATCTGCCCTGAGGCAGGATGGTTATGGTTGGCAGGGTGTATGGGAGGATATGGTCAAGTACCTATCACAATTGTCACTTTCCAATGGTTTTGGACTTCATCCCTGAACAAATGCAGAATCCtaaaaaaaaggatagaatttttttaaaaaagtatgtCCCTAGCCAGAGGTTTATAGCTCTCTGCACTGTGCTGGGGCCTGGCCTCTACCtatcaaacaaaaatcaatgctATTCAGCACCCTAAAGAAGAGAATGCCTCTGGATCCAATCCAGAGCACTACATCTACTGCAACTCTCACAGCAGACACGGCAGCTGAACCAGAGAACTGGCCTGTTCTTGTATCAATTGCCCTTATATTTAAGAAGAAACAATGGAAGAGGAAGCCAATTTGTTTAGGAAAAGAGGAAACTTCTActaggaaggggaaggaggaagaagtggaTGAGGCAGACTGCTGCAAAACAGGGCCATCACAAGaacaggagggggaagaggCAGATCTCATAAAAGACAGTAACCACCTGATACCTGTGGATAATAGCAGTAAAACACCTCTataacaccccccccccccccagcaataCATCAAtggcacacaaacacagaatctcagaatcatttaggttggagtAAACAGTGTGTTGTAGTGAGGCTTTTGCAATTCTTAAAGGTGGAAGGAACTCATGGAGTAGAGCGCTAGCTCTTACCAAGCAAAATTATCATGGTATCTTCTtcctaagaagaaaataaaattgcataaCTGGATAGAGTAGCTTGGTGATCCAGCTGTTGTTTGGTTCTGACTGCTGCTTTACTTCATCCATTGTGCCCTGTTACCTTCGTCCTCTACTTGTGTTGCAGAGCTTTGAACTCCTAACCCAGTTGTGGCAACTTAGTTCTCAAGTTCTGGAAAGCTAACAGCATCGTCATAGATGCATTTATCACAGTTTCTGCAGGTTAATATTTGCTTCATActgaaaagacctttaagatcatcaagtccaccTGTTAACCTAGAGCTGTCACGTGTACCACTTatccatgtccctaagcaccacgtctaTGcgtcttttgaatacctccagggatggtgactcaactacttccctgggcagcctgttccaatgcttcacagtCCTTGCAGTGAAGAGGGAAACCAACCTAAAACTTACCTGGCACAACTTgtggccattccctcttgtcctattgcttcTTGCTTGGGAGGAGAGACCACCACCCACTCTGCTACGACCttctttgaggtagttgtaaAGAGTGGTGAGGTCTCCCCTGGGCCTTCTTTTCGCTAAGCTATGTAAGCCCAGCTGCCTCAACTGTTCCTCATAAGGTTTGTTCtttagacccttcaccagctttgttgtccTCCTTTGGGCATGCTCCAGCACCccaatgtccttcttgtagagaggggcccaaaactgaacatattATTTGAGGTGTAGCCTCACCAGAGTCAAGTACCAGAACCGAGACAATCACTTCTCTAAGCTTGCTGAccatgctatttctgatacaagtcGGGATGCTCCTGGCCTTGgccaccagagcacactgctggctcatattcagccaactgttgaccaatactcccaggtccctttccacgggacagctttccagccactcttcacagaatcacagaattgtagaggttggaagggacctcaagagatcatcgggtccaaccccccccctAGGGGGGGAGGTTCCTAgagcaggttccctagagcaggttgcccatggaggcatccagatgggccttgaatatctccagagaaggagcccccacaacctccctgggcagtccgctccagtgctctgtcacccttaccATGCAGAAGctctttcgcatgttggtgcggacCTTCTTGTGATTCATTTTTGGGCCATTGCCACTTGTcttgtccccacaaaccactgaaaagaggttggccaaatccctctgtctcctacacttcagatttttttaaaaaattaataagatcccctttcagtcttcttttctccaggctgaacagacccagctctctcagtctttcctcatagggaagatgttTCAGGctctgtatcatctttgtggccctccactggactctttccaggagatccctgtcttttttttgtgctggggagcccagaactggacacagtactccaggtgaggcctaaccagggcagagtagagggggaggctcacctcccttgacctgctggccacgctccttttaatgcatgccaggatcccattggccttcttggctgccagggcacactgctggttcatggccaacctgttgtccaccaggacccccaggtccttctccgcagagctcctctctAGCAGGTCatccccagcctgtactgacacatgcggttgttccttcccaggtgcaggactctacacttgctcttgttaaacttcatttggtGTCTTCCTGTCCAGCtctccagcctatccaggtctagctgaatggcagcacagccttctggtgtgtcagccactcctcccagctttgtatcatcggcatacttgctgagggcagacagcCTGTATCATTGCATGGGGGTGTTGTGTCCCAAGTGCTTAACCTGGCACTTaaccttgttgaacctcatacagttggcctcggCACATCAGTCAAGCCTATCCAGAgcccttgagcagatcaacacttgcacctaacttggtgttatCTGCAGTCTTACTGAGGGCGCACTCGATCCCCTCCTCCAGATCATTgaaaaagatattgaagagaactggccccagtactgagccttgtgggacaccacttgtgactggcctccagctggatttaactccattcacaaCTCTTTTGGCCTGGCCACCAGCAAGCTTTTTACCCAGTGAAGCATATGCCCatccaagccacgagcagccagttaCTCCAGAAGAATTCTGTGGGAAATGGTGCTAAAAGTTTTAGTAAAGTctaggtagacaacatccacagcctttaCCTCATCCAGTAAGCATATCACCTTGTCATTAAAAGGAGATCAGATTAGTTGAGTAGGTCTGGCCTTTCATAAACCCAAGCTGACTGGGCCGGATTACGTGGTTGTCCTGTATGTGCCGagtgatggcactcaagatgatctgctccataATATTCTCTGGCACCAAAGTCAGACTGATAAGCTTGTAGTTCACTGGGTCCTCCTTCCAGCATTTCTGGACATGGaaatcacatttgctagctgccagcCAACTGGGACTTCCCCTGATAGCCAgaactgctgataaatgatagCTGCTTGGTGAGCATTTCCAACAGCTCCTACATTACCTCTGCATGGATCCCTTCTGGCCCCATCGAATCTGGCACAAGGCCAAGAAGGCAAGCCTGCCTCCCAAGGAA
Proteins encoded in this region:
- the LOC118243469 gene encoding complement factor H-like, coding for MDGTLEYPRCKPGRNCRLSETEMKRNNIKLRQSRRRSYTYHSEEYILFTCKISYQEVSNPEDFNAQCQDGVINYPRCEYVTCEPPPEIAGGKVQGVKKPRYLPGETAHYQCWQDFQMTGASNVTCQNGTWTELPQCKGKGRKCGPPPDIENGDILSFPLPEYDQGQTVKYTCASFYVLKGPEQITCTDGQWTNPPVCLAACTASEEDMDRNNIELRWRGERKLYSTSGDFIEFDCKIGYVQDPASSPFRVQCMDGTLEYPRCKPGRYFG